A single genomic interval of Spinacia oleracea cultivar Varoflay chromosome 6, BTI_SOV_V1, whole genome shotgun sequence harbors:
- the LOC130463005 gene encoding uncharacterized protein gives MKANEECITITIPTSVYGHEQKLSVDYENMFDWCFQREIEATHLSIFMNGIKKFSEKYRKDIKKVKKNNPGIKWKKPQCPRQPLNSYECGYYICRYMLETIEKRRQVIPDQVVDVPSALVDSVVVGVGGGGQWEGVVLVVVGGGGGQCGREEKFPEMDRSWIYGRRDTKDFMHGVSKFCMSALQHQASTGVKEFYCPCADCENVNTVNNVLVIRDHVFMRGFRPNYHVWVYHGESGVYVGNSSKNVVHEQEEAIYAEGEADCFEDEDDDDVENNIDDDNDRVEDMLHEVEDEVRDRVFECLSKAAETPLYPGCTKYSKLSVVCTLYNIKTSGGWTDISFTELLVALSDMLPAGNELPRSNYYAKKLMCPFGLEYKKIHACPNDCLLYHKQYENLDKCPRCGVSRYKCKGVSEGKNVYQAKVLWYLPIIPRFKRLFSIKKDARNLRWHADPDRRKRDGLLRHPADSPQWKTIDKLHDTFGKEPRNLRLGLCTDGMNPFGTLSSQHSTWPVLLVIYNLPPWLCMKHKYIMLSLLISGPKQPGNDIDVYLEPLVDDLRKMWDEGVSVFDAHANETFRLRAMLFCTINDFPAYGNLSGYKNKGMKAARLVKRIHNPNIFPNVTNMCSCEREGFLDVIIPIVR, from the exons ATGAAAGCTAACGAGGAGtgcataacaataacaatccCGACAAGTGTGTATGGTCATGAACAAAAACTTAGTGTTGATTATGAGAATATGTTTGATTGGTGCTTCCAAAGAGAGATTGAAGCTACTCACTTGTCCATCTTTATGAA TGGGATCAAGAAATTTAGCGAGAAATATCGGAAGGATATCAAGAAGGTGAAAAAGAATAATCCAGGGATAAAGTGGAAGAAACCACAA TGTCCTCGTCAACCCCTAAACTCCTACGAGTGTGGATATTATATATGCCGCTACATGCTTGAGACTATAGAAAAAAGACGACAAGTTATTCCTGATCAG GTGGTTGATGTTCCTAG TGCGTTGGTTGATTCGGTGGTGGTGGGAGTGGGGGGAGGTGGTCAGTGGGAGGGAGTTGTATTGGTGGTGgtgggaggtggtggtgggcaGTGTGGGAGGGAAGAG AAGTTCCCGGAGATGGATCGTAGTTGGATTTATGGTAGACGTGACACAAAGGATTTCATGCATGGGGTTTCGAAGTTCTGTATGAGTGCTTTACAACATCAAGCTAGTACGGGGGTCAAAGAGTTTTATTGTCCTTGTGCCGATTGTGAGAATGTGAACACGGTCAATAATGTTTTGGTGATTAGAGATCATGTATTTATGCGTGGGTTTAGACCTAATTACCATGTATGGGTTTATCATGGTGAGAGTGGAGTGTACGTAGGTAATTCTAGTAAGAATGTTGTGCATGAACAAGAAGAAGCTATCTATGCGGAAGGGGAAGCCGATTGTTTTGAGGATGAGGATGACGATGACgttgaaaataatattgatgatgataatgatcgTGTCGAGGACATGTTGCACGAGGTCGAGGATGAAGTTCGCGATCGTGTTTTTGAGTGCTTGTCTAAGGCGGCTGAAACGCCATTGTATCCTGGTTGTACAAAGTATAGCAAGCTTTCCGTTGTTTGCACACTCTACAATATCAAGACAAGCGGAGGCTGGACTGACATTAGTTTCACTGAGTTGTTGGTGGCGCTAAGTGATATGTTACCGGCTGGCAATGAACTTCCCAGGTCGAACTATTATGCCAAGAAGCTCATGTGTCCCTTTGGTTTAGAGTACAAGAAGATACATGCTTGTCCAAATGATTGTCTGCTATATCATAAGCAGTATGAGAATTTGGATAAGTGTCCACGGTGCGGAGTGTCGCGTTACAAATGCAAAGGGGTAAGCGAGGGTAAGAATGTTTACCAAGCTAAGGTGTTGTGGTATCTTCCCATAATACCGAGATTCAAGCGCTTGTTTTCGATAAAAAAAGATGCAAGGAATTTGAGGTGGCATGCAGATCCTGATCGAAGGAAGAGAGATGGTTTGCTtaggcatcctgctgattctcccCAGTGGAAGACTATTGACAAGCTTCATGACACTTTTGGTAAGGAACCTCGGAATTTGAGGCTTGGGTTATGTACGGATGGGATGAATCCATTTGGCACTCTTAGCTCCCAACATAGTACATGGCCAGTACTTTTAGTCATATATAATTTACCTCCTTGGTTGTGTATGAAACACAAgtacatcatgttgtcgcttCTTATATCGGGGCCTAAACAACCGGGAAACGACATAGATGTCTACCTTGAACCTCTCGTTGATGATTTGAGAAAgatgtgggatgaaggggtttCTGTGTTTGATGCACATGCAAATGAGACGTTTAGATTGCGTGCAATGCTTTTCTGCACCATCAATGACTTCCCTGCTTATGGTAACTTATCCGGCTACAAGAACAAAGGAATGAAAGCTGCCCGACTTGTGAAGAGGATACACAATCCAAATATATTTCCGAATGTCACAAATATGTGTTCTTGCGAACGCGAAGGCTTCTTAGACGTGATCATCCCTATCGTAAGATGA